Proteins found in one Fundulus heteroclitus isolate FHET01 unplaced genomic scaffold, MU-UCD_Fhet_4.1 scaffold_54, whole genome shotgun sequence genomic segment:
- the LOC105926113 gene encoding YTH domain-containing family protein 1, translated as MSTTSIDPQRSKGQASKVQNGSLHQKETVHDNDFEPYLPGQSTQNNSYQSITDPYMSSYYAPSIGFPYPLSEAPWSTGGDPPIPYLTPYGPLSNGDHHFMPDTVFGQPGGLGSSIYPHRFNFFPENPAFSAWGTSGSQGQQTQSSAYGGSYSYPPSSLGGTLVPDGQTGFHSDTLNKAPGMNSLEQGMVGLKIGGDVSGQGSGVKAVGSVIGGPGVAATGNGATPIGMPPPKPTSWAAIASKPAKPQQLKSKVKPGMPNPGGALPPPPIKHNMNIGTWDKGPVTKVATAPLQQQQQPLGLPHAMPPQGPMQQGHMQPPPPQSLVQPQMQPMALQPQPPHHQHHQPPPQPYQNHTQPPQPQTRWIAPRNRNQGYGQGGLGPDGSGMMGVVVGGNNGPQTCAGQGPGGESHPVLEKLRAAHSYNPKDFDWNLKNGRVFIIKSYSEDDIHRSIKYSIWCSTEHGNKRLDSAFRAMNAKGPVYLLFSVNGSGHFCGVAEMRSPVDYGTSAGVWAQDKWKGKFDVDWLFVKDVPNSQLRHIRLENNDNKPVTNSRDTQEVPLEKAKQVLKIIATYKHTTSIFDDFSHYEKRQEEEEEVRKTFEPAQIQNRSRLDQERQNRNKQ; from the exons TGCAAAATGGTTCACTACATCAGAAGGAGACTGTCCATGACAACGACTTTGAGCCATACCTTCCTGGTCAATCTACGCAG AACAACAGCTACCAGTCCATCACCGATCCCTACATGTCTAGCTACTACGCTCCCTCCATTGGTTTTCCTTACCCACTGAGTGAGGCTCCCTGGTCCACCGGTGGGGACCCCCCGATTCCATACCTCACGCCCTATGGACCTCTGAGCAATGGAGACCATCACTTCATGCCGGATACCGTGTTTGGCCAGCCAGGAGGACTGGGAAGCAGTATCTACCCCCACAGGTTTAACTTTTTCCCTGAAAACCCTGCTTTCTCTGCTTGGGGCACGAGCGGCTCCCAGGGCCAGCAGACTCAAAGTTCAGCTTATGGTGGCAGCTATAGCTATCCTCCCAGCTCCCTTGGGGGCACCCTGGTGCCTGATGGTCAGACAGGGTTTCATAGCGACACCCTGAACAAAGCCCCTGGTATGAACAGCCTAGAACAGGGGATGGTTGGGCTGAAGATCGGAGGGGACGTCTCTGGTCAGGGATCGGGAGTCAAGGCGGTGGGGTCTGTGATCGGCGGACCCGGAGTGGCGGCCACAGGGAACGGAGCCACACCTATAGGAATGCCTCCACCCAAACCCACCTCCTGGGCCGCCATCGCCAGCAAGCCTGCCAAACCGCAGCAGTTGAAGTCCAAGGTGAAGCCAGGCATGCCCAATCCGGGGGGGGCTCTCCCCCCACCGCCCATCAAACACAACATGAATATTGGGACCTGGGACAAGGGCCCAGTCACTAAAGTAGCCACAGCCCcactgcagcagcaacagcagcctCTCGGGCTGCCTCACGCCATGCCACCTCAAGGCCCCATGCAGCAAGGACACATGCAGCCGCCTCCCCCCCAGTCGTTAGTGCAACCCCAAATGCAGCCCATGGCCTTACAGCCTCAGCCGCCGCACCACCAGCACCATCAGCCGCCACCGCAGCCCTACCAAAACCACACCCAGCCACCTCAACCCCAAACCCGCTGGATCGCGCCGCGCAACCGCAACCAAGGCTACGGGCAGGGGGGCCTCGGCCCAGACGGGAGTGGCATGATGGGAGTTGTCGTCGGTGGGAACAATGGCCCCCAAACATGCGCCGGTCAGGGACCCGGTGGAGAATCCCACCCGGTGCTGGAAAAGCTGCGTGCCGCCCATAGCTACAACCCCAAGGACTTTGACTGGAATCTGAAGAACGGCCGCGTTTTTATTATTAAGAGCTACTCCGAGGATGATATTCATCGCTCCATCAAGTACTCCATCTGGTGCAGCACGGAGCACGGCAACAAGCGGCTGGACTCGGCCTTCCGGGCAATGAATGCTAAGGGTCCCGTGTACCTGCTGTTCAGCGTCAACGGCAGCGGCCATTTCTGCGGCGTGGCGGAAATGCGCTCGCCGGTGGACTACGGCACCAGTGCCGGGGTTTGGGCGCAGGACAAGTGGAAGGGCAAGTTCGACGTGGACTGGTTGTTCGTTAAGGACGTGCCCAACAGCCAGCTGCGCCACATCCGCCTGGAGAACAACGACAACAAGCCAGTGACCAACTCCCGCGATACCCAGGAGGTTCCTCTGGAGAAGGCCAAGCAGGTGCTGAAGATCATCGCCACCTACAAACACACCACCTCCATTTTTGACGATTTTTCCCATTATGAGAAGAggcaggaagaggaagaggaggtgcgCAAG ACTTTTGAACCTGCTCAGATACAGAACCGCTCTCGGTTGGATCAG GAGCGCCAAAACCGGAACAAACAATAG